The proteins below are encoded in one region of Myxococcales bacterium:
- a CDS encoding LuxR family transcriptional regulator: MNATTTPKRVHSVRSVALLRVNPHGVIVNANHVAHLRWGNCQGRVCADLLRSEVCSSQCVSKLFKNNTAFLDREVSIHGYNARLICERIEDEVAVIAVLESSVRNALTPCETRVIRLVAQGLTNRQIATQLAISPSTVRTHIEHVRAKLGVHTRAAAIAKLATSGVELKDASAAIGTAEVMRS, translated from the coding sequence ATGAACGCCACGACCACGCCTAAACGAGTACACTCTGTAAGGAGCGTTGCCCTTCTGCGCGTCAACCCGCATGGCGTCATTGTGAACGCGAATCACGTTGCACACCTAAGGTGGGGCAACTGCCAAGGCCGAGTCTGTGCGGATCTTCTGCGATCTGAAGTGTGTTCATCACAATGCGTCTCAAAATTATTCAAAAATAACACAGCGTTTCTGGATCGAGAAGTGAGCATCCATGGCTACAACGCTCGCCTTATTTGCGAGAGAATCGAAGATGAAGTTGCCGTGATTGCCGTTTTGGAATCATCTGTGCGTAACGCACTCACACCGTGCGAGACACGCGTGATTCGTCTTGTGGCCCAAGGCCTTACCAATCGACAAATTGCAACCCAGCTCGCCATCAGTCCAAGCACCGTGCGTACTCATATCGAGCACGTTCGTGCTAAACTGGGTGTGCATACGCGAGCTGCCGCCATTGCTAAACTGGCAACATCAGGAGTAGAACTCAAGGACGCATCTGCAGCGATCGGAACGGCAGAGGTTATGCGATCGTGA
- a CDS encoding radical SAM protein, whose amino-acid sequence MQSREIHPSDYYRLPWTLNDNVLCWLEPTKRCNLYCEGCYSRNDPKSDKSLERVRHDLDVFTQNRRVDSISIAGGEPIVHPHIVELVRMIHDDYHLKPVINTNGLALTPELLRELKKAGIYGFTFHIDSSQGRPGWKNKNELELCDLRLHYAKMVAEAGNICVAFNSTVFPHTLDYVPDLVEWAAKHVDIVHNMVFILFRTLRSNEFDYFANGQKVKAPQDVVYYDQEKNPKPLNARDIVSKIRERFPDYEPCAYLGGTKDPDSFKWLLASRLSSKERTYGYVGKKYIELVQNAHHMFAGRYLAYVRPSALRKGRSMMFAFSPFDRGVRKAARSFMRHAFRHPLRAASPVHFQSITIIQPIDMLANGEANMCDGCPDMTVHNDELVWSCRLEERLQYGCFLQAVPKLEESPCKQEALKVHEVLRWQQ is encoded by the coding sequence ATGCAGAGCCGTGAAATTCATCCCTCAGATTACTATCGACTCCCCTGGACTTTGAACGACAATGTTCTTTGCTGGCTCGAGCCGACCAAGCGCTGCAACCTATATTGCGAGGGTTGCTATTCGCGCAACGATCCGAAGAGCGATAAGTCACTTGAACGTGTTCGGCATGATCTCGATGTATTCACGCAAAACCGACGTGTAGATAGCATCTCTATCGCTGGCGGAGAGCCTATCGTCCATCCCCATATTGTCGAGCTTGTTCGCATGATTCACGATGACTATCATCTTAAGCCTGTCATCAACACCAACGGTCTTGCCCTTACACCGGAGCTGCTTCGCGAGCTTAAGAAGGCTGGTATCTACGGTTTTACCTTTCATATTGACTCAAGTCAGGGAAGGCCGGGTTGGAAAAACAAGAACGAGCTTGAGCTTTGCGATTTGCGCTTGCATTACGCGAAGATGGTTGCAGAGGCCGGGAATATTTGCGTGGCCTTTAATTCGACTGTTTTTCCGCATACCCTCGACTACGTCCCCGATCTTGTTGAATGGGCAGCCAAGCATGTCGACATCGTACACAACATGGTGTTCATTTTGTTTCGAACCTTACGTTCCAATGAGTTCGACTATTTTGCCAACGGGCAAAAAGTAAAGGCCCCGCAAGATGTGGTCTATTACGACCAAGAAAAGAATCCGAAGCCACTCAACGCTCGTGATATCGTAAGTAAAATTCGGGAGCGTTTTCCGGACTATGAACCTTGTGCCTATCTAGGGGGCACCAAAGATCCTGACAGTTTCAAATGGTTACTCGCTTCTCGGCTGAGTTCCAAGGAGCGCACTTATGGCTACGTTGGAAAGAAATACATTGAACTTGTTCAAAATGCGCATCATATGTTTGCCGGGCGCTATCTTGCCTACGTTCGTCCTTCGGCTTTGCGAAAAGGCCGAAGCATGATGTTTGCTTTTTCACCCTTTGATCGCGGCGTGCGCAAAGCAGCTCGCTCCTTCATGCGGCATGCCTTTCGTCATCCACTACGTGCAGCTTCTCCGGTACATTTTCAGTCCATTACCATCATTCAACCCATCGACATGCTTGCCAACGGTGAGGCCAATATGTGTGATGGCTGTCCCGATATGACCGTCCATAACGATGAGCTCGTTTGGTCCTGTCGTTTAGAAGAGCGCCTTCAATATGGCTGCTTTTTGCAAGCCGTTCCCAAGCTGGAGGAAAGTCCCTGCAAGCAAGAGGCTCTGAAGGTGCACGAGGTCCTTAGATGGCAACAGTGA